A stretch of the Archangium violaceum genome encodes the following:
- a CDS encoding VWA domain-containing protein: MTLTDPWRFTVLGYQVGLAKPAFLALCVLGGLVGTLALVSALRRRSRVRALLNERLVDKLAPGASRWRPAVQGGFYGLGLLLFGLALAQPQCGTKSELTKRRGIDVVVVLDASKSMLARDVQPSRLERAKLELTTLLDELKGDRVGLVAFAGDAFVQSPLTSDYSAVKLFLRAVEPEQMPQGGSNIGEALMLARQVLENADRGAKERVVVLLSDGEDLVGEVDKAVAALKEANVQVLTVGVGSEQGEPIPVYNRRGEFVDYKKDSSGETVITRMDRAGLTAIAENTGGAFFYQPRGVAMAQVLERIEKMQKSELESRVTVRYDERFQTFALPGLVMLVVGMLLLPSSRRRSS; this comes from the coding sequence GTGACGCTGACGGACCCCTGGCGCTTCACCGTTCTCGGCTATCAGGTGGGGCTCGCGAAGCCCGCCTTCCTCGCGCTGTGCGTGCTGGGCGGACTGGTGGGCACCCTGGCCCTCGTGTCCGCGCTGCGTCGCCGCTCCCGCGTGCGCGCGCTGTTGAACGAGCGGCTCGTGGACAAGCTCGCCCCCGGTGCCTCGCGCTGGCGCCCGGCGGTGCAGGGCGGCTTCTACGGGTTGGGGCTGCTCCTCTTCGGGCTGGCGCTGGCCCAGCCCCAGTGCGGCACCAAGAGCGAGCTGACGAAGCGCCGCGGCATCGACGTGGTGGTGGTGCTGGACGCCTCCAAGTCCATGCTCGCGCGCGACGTGCAGCCCAGCCGCCTGGAGCGCGCGAAGCTGGAGCTCACCACGCTGCTGGACGAGTTGAAGGGAGACCGGGTGGGCCTGGTGGCCTTCGCGGGTGACGCATTCGTGCAGTCGCCCCTCACCTCGGACTACTCGGCGGTGAAGCTCTTCCTGCGCGCGGTGGAGCCGGAGCAGATGCCCCAGGGCGGCAGCAACATTGGCGAGGCGTTGATGCTCGCCAGGCAGGTGCTGGAGAACGCGGACCGCGGCGCCAAGGAGCGTGTGGTGGTGCTGCTGTCGGACGGCGAGGACCTGGTGGGCGAGGTGGACAAGGCCGTGGCCGCGCTCAAGGAGGCCAACGTCCAGGTGCTCACCGTGGGCGTGGGCTCCGAGCAGGGCGAGCCCATCCCCGTCTACAACCGCCGCGGCGAGTTCGTGGACTACAAGAAGGACAGCAGCGGTGAGACGGTGATTACGCGCATGGACCGCGCGGGCCTCACCGCCATCGCCGAGAACACCGGCGGCGCCTTCTTCTACCAGCCGCGCGGTGTGGCCATGGCCCAGGTGCTGGAGCGCATCGAGAAGATGCAGAAGAGCGAGCTGGAGAGCCGCGTCACCGTCCGCTACGACGAGCGCTTCCAGACATTCGCCCTGCCGGGGCTCGTGATGCTGGTGGTGGGCATGTTGCTGCTGCCGTCCTCGCGCCGGAGGTCGTCGTGA
- a CDS encoding tetratricopeptide repeat protein, which translates to MRVGVVLLAVGLVLPSGARAAGLLEKEHPLIQQGRQAYDAGRYEDALSAFEQAKKERPNDPAVEFNRGDALMKLGRYDEARQAFQSVADSNQQELRQKATYNLGNVYAATGDTREALKAYRRALTMNPSDAQARHNYEVLLKNLPPPQKGGSDGGTDGGQDGGQDGGQDGGSPDAGQQDGGTSADSGTDGGTDGGSDAGMDGGMDGGQDGGQGDAGQQDGGEGDGGQGDGGSDAGPDGGEGDGGQADGGQGDGGEGDAGQGEDEQGQESDGGTEGEAEEVDGGVNPEDIDRQEAERLLDAMKQNEKNLQQWRFQQKKRPRNPNEKDW; encoded by the coding sequence ATGCGTGTGGGGGTGGTGCTCCTCGCCGTGGGGCTGGTGCTGCCGTCGGGGGCCCGGGCCGCGGGCCTGTTGGAGAAGGAGCACCCGCTCATCCAGCAGGGGCGTCAGGCGTACGACGCGGGCCGCTACGAGGATGCGCTCTCGGCCTTCGAGCAGGCGAAGAAGGAGCGTCCGAATGATCCGGCGGTGGAGTTCAACCGCGGCGACGCGCTGATGAAGCTGGGCCGCTACGACGAGGCGAGGCAGGCCTTCCAGAGCGTGGCGGACTCCAACCAGCAGGAGCTGCGTCAGAAGGCCACCTACAACCTGGGCAACGTCTACGCGGCGACGGGCGACACGCGCGAGGCGCTCAAGGCGTACCGCCGCGCGCTCACCATGAACCCCTCGGACGCCCAGGCCCGGCACAACTACGAGGTGCTGCTCAAGAACCTGCCTCCGCCGCAGAAGGGTGGCTCGGATGGCGGCACGGACGGAGGCCAGGACGGAGGCCAGGACGGAGGCCAGGATGGCGGCTCCCCGGATGCGGGTCAGCAGGATGGGGGCACGTCGGCGGATTCGGGCACGGATGGTGGCACGGACGGCGGCTCGGATGCCGGCATGGATGGGGGGATGGATGGAGGCCAGGACGGTGGCCAGGGTGACGCGGGCCAGCAGGATGGGGGCGAGGGCGACGGAGGCCAGGGAGATGGCGGCTCCGACGCGGGCCCGGATGGGGGCGAGGGCGACGGAGGCCAGGCGGACGGAGGCCAGGGGGATGGAGGCGAGGGCGACGCGGGCCAGGGCGAGGACGAGCAGGGCCAGGAATCCGACGGAGGCACCGAGGGTGAGGCCGAGGAGGTGGATGGAGGTGTCAACCCGGAGGACATCGATCGCCAGGAGGCCGAGCGCCTGCTGGATGCGATGAAGCAGAACGAGAAGAATCTCCAGCAGTGGCGTTTCCAGCAGAAGAAGCGGCCGAGGAATCCCAATGAGAAGGACTGGTAG
- a CDS encoding BatD family protein, whose product MRRTGSGHAALAALALLLVAMPAWADIEFYQTVDRTEVGTEDLFQLTVVVVDPPDNARVQFPAPEDFEVLSSSQSTQSSIAMSGNGPPVIQTVRKHVLMMRANRTGNLTIPPAVLTAGGRTWRTEPIKMTVRKGHVGGSAQAQRQRMPDPFRNFPGFGGMQDPFADEEEEEDPGRRMQEDIRIPRGDSDLFLRATLDKKQVYVGEQVTLSLYIYSRVDLSSVDAVTMPKLDGFWSEDVESPTQLSGEQRVVNGIPYRTYLLRRRALFPVKSGTLAVTPAEADITTGFLFAGHRVHRVSNALEVEVKPLPPGGPKGMPSAHVGDWKLSLDVSQTQVELGQPVTVRVILEGSGNVKNVTPPRLEAPAAFKVYDPTTTDKVTPNKWKIQGRRVQEYLVMPQRTGTFTLPALEFPYFNPKTGRYEVSRTDPVEISVEPGAGGVASSGPAATPSQMADAASEQKNVLTAGGLRPLRYQARFEEPAAAVWQRPFFVPAVLTPVGLMMVLGLAGLVRGRLSNQDEGSRNRQRAKAARKRLAEAEKLRGGSSSAFYGEVEKAVLNFLEARLHAPVGGLTRDALEAKLAEAGVDAARRQRVRFVLEACDAGRFAPGAEPAARERILDDAAAVMEGWDK is encoded by the coding sequence ATGAGAAGGACTGGTAGCGGCCACGCGGCGCTGGCCGCGCTCGCCCTGTTGCTGGTGGCGATGCCAGCATGGGCGGACATCGAATTCTACCAGACGGTGGATCGCACCGAGGTGGGCACGGAGGACCTCTTCCAGCTCACCGTGGTGGTGGTGGATCCGCCGGACAACGCCCGGGTGCAGTTCCCCGCGCCCGAGGACTTCGAGGTGCTGTCGTCCTCGCAGAGCACCCAGAGCTCCATCGCGATGAGTGGGAACGGGCCGCCCGTCATCCAGACGGTGCGCAAGCACGTGCTGATGATGCGAGCCAACCGCACGGGCAATCTCACCATCCCCCCGGCCGTGCTCACCGCCGGAGGCCGTACCTGGCGCACCGAGCCCATCAAGATGACGGTGCGCAAGGGGCACGTGGGTGGGTCCGCGCAGGCCCAGCGCCAGCGAATGCCGGATCCCTTCCGCAACTTCCCTGGCTTCGGCGGCATGCAGGATCCGTTCGCCGACGAGGAGGAAGAGGAGGATCCGGGTAGGCGGATGCAGGAGGACATCCGGATTCCCCGTGGGGACTCGGACCTGTTCCTGCGCGCCACCCTCGACAAGAAGCAGGTGTACGTGGGCGAGCAGGTGACGCTGTCGCTCTACATCTACTCGCGCGTGGACCTCTCCAGCGTGGACGCGGTGACCATGCCGAAGCTGGATGGTTTCTGGAGCGAGGACGTGGAGAGTCCCACGCAGCTCTCCGGCGAGCAGCGCGTCGTCAACGGCATTCCCTACCGCACCTACCTGCTGCGGCGGCGTGCGCTCTTCCCGGTGAAGAGTGGCACCCTGGCCGTCACCCCCGCCGAGGCGGACATCACCACCGGCTTCCTGTTCGCCGGCCACCGGGTGCACCGCGTCTCCAATGCGCTGGAGGTGGAGGTGAAGCCGCTGCCGCCGGGTGGACCCAAGGGCATGCCGAGCGCCCACGTGGGCGACTGGAAGCTGTCCCTGGATGTGTCCCAGACACAGGTGGAGCTGGGCCAGCCCGTGACGGTGCGGGTCATCCTGGAAGGCTCGGGCAACGTGAAGAACGTCACGCCGCCCCGCCTGGAGGCCCCCGCCGCGTTCAAGGTGTACGATCCGACGACCACCGACAAGGTGACGCCCAACAAGTGGAAGATCCAGGGCCGCCGGGTGCAGGAGTACCTGGTGATGCCGCAGCGCACGGGCACCTTCACGTTGCCGGCGCTCGAGTTCCCCTATTTCAACCCGAAGACGGGCCGCTACGAGGTGTCCCGAACCGATCCGGTGGAGATCTCCGTGGAGCCCGGGGCGGGTGGGGTGGCGTCGTCCGGGCCAGCGGCCACGCCCTCGCAGATGGCGGACGCCGCGTCCGAGCAGAAGAACGTCCTCACCGCGGGCGGCTTGCGCCCGCTGCGCTACCAGGCCCGCTTCGAGGAGCCCGCGGCGGCCGTGTGGCAGCGGCCCTTCTTCGTGCCGGCGGTGCTGACGCCCGTGGGGCTGATGATGGTCCTGGGCCTGGCGGGGCTGGTGCGCGGGAGGTTGTCGAACCAGGACGAGGGCAGCCGCAACCGGCAGCGGGCCAAGGCGGCGCGCAAGCGGCTGGCGGAGGCGGAGAAGCTGCGCGGAGGCAGCTCCAGCGCCTTCTACGGTGAGGTGGAGAAGGCCGTGCTGAACTTCCTGGAGGCCCGGCTGCACGCTCCGGTGGGAGGCCTCACCCGGGACGCGCTGGAGGCGAAGCTGGCCGAGGCCGGAGTGGACGCGGCGCGACGCCAGCGGGTGCGCTTCGTGTTGGAGGCGTGTGACGCGGGCCGCTTCGCCCCCGGCGCCGAGCCGGCTGCCCGCGAGCGCATCCTGGATGACGCCGCGGCCGTCATGGAGGGTTGGGACAAGTGA